Proteins found in one Xenopus laevis strain J_2021 chromosome 1L, Xenopus_laevis_v10.1, whole genome shotgun sequence genomic segment:
- the ripk3.L gene encoding receptor-interacting serine/threonine-protein kinase 3 isoform X2 has product MEFLKHISEESLKDWFRIGQGGFGMIYRARHTEWNFDVAVKKLKGDVSWGLAELLSEAKKMAIASPSPYVITMYGIVKEIDKGNMCRGIVMEYMENGCLDTLISCYRPIPWALKFRIIHQVALGMNWLHSLHPPLLHLDLKAKNVLLTTEMHVKITDFGLSKFIRGTSTCGSELEYDGGTAEYMPPEAFQANYKPSTSTDIYSFAILTTVVLTEEEPYPISNSTLIRQRVCQGDRPCLLSLEKEHSVPCLTEAIEFTKCCWQHIPSKRPSFTECCNNWEKFYLAHKNKIIDSVRQVQDNMMKSTTDSPSVQNTTLTTSTDMSEAIRKFKTMHFTEEMPPAQMAQPRNNRPVMTREHQTQHQTQFQNYSHPHSSKFPTRGTATEQKCHPSFPGPVYHPRYPFYPGGYYVTPYFNPPYYNPGSF; this is encoded by the exons ATGGAGTTTTTGAAGCATATATCTGAGGAATCTCTGAAAGATTGGTTCAGGATCGGACAAGGAGGTTTCGGGATGATCTACAGAGCACGGCACACTGAATGGAATTTTGATGTAGCTGTTAAGAAACTAAAAgg GGATGTGTCTTGGGGGCTGGCGGAACTTCTGTCTGAGGCCAAAAAGATGGCTATTGCCTCTCCAAGTCCTTATGTGATCACCATGTATGGGATTGTCAAAGAAATAGACAAAGGGAATATGTGTCGAGGTATTGTGATGGAGTACATGGAGAATGGATGTCTAGATACACTCATTTCCTGTTACAGACCCATTCCATGGGCTCTGAAATTCCGTATCATTCATCAGGTGGCACTGGGTATGAATTGGCTGCACTCCCTCCATCCGCCACTTTTACACCTGGACCTCAAAGCAAAGAATGTCCTTCTAACTACAGAGATGCATGTGAAG ATTACAGACTTTGGACTATCCAAGTTTATTCGAGGCACCTCTACTTGTGGGTCAGAATTAGAATATGATGGAGGAACCGCAGAGTATATGCCACCTGAGGCGTTTCAGGCAAATTACAAACCAAGCACATCAACCGATATCTATAG CTTTGCCATCTTAACTACCGTGGTACTAACAGAAGAGGAGCCATATCCAA TTTCAAATTCTACACTGATACGACAACGTGTCTGTCAAGGGGACAGGCCCTGTCTCTTATCGCTGGAGAAAGAGCATTCTGTGCCATGTCTTACAGAGGCAATTGAGTTTACCAAATGCTGCTGGCAACACATCCCATCCAAGAGACCTTCCTTTACAG AATGCTGTAATAATTGGGAGAAATTTTACTTAGCACACAAAAACAAGATCATTGATTCAGTAAGACAAGTACAAGATAACATG ATGAAATCCACGACAGATTCTCCATCCGTTCAGAACACAACTTTGACCACCAGCACTGATATGTCAGAAGCAATCAGAAAATTCAAGACAATGCACTTCACAGAAGAGATGCCACCTGCACAAA TGGCACAGCCTAGAAACAACAGACCAGTGATGACAAGAGAACATCAAACTCAACATCAAACCCAATTTCAGAATTATTCTCACCCCCACTCATCCAAATTTCCAACACGGGGAACG GCAACAGAACAAAAATGTCATCCTTCTTTTCCCGGACCAG TCTACCACCCTCGATATCCATTCTACCCAGGAGGCTACTATGTAACACCG